The genomic window CTCGGCCAGCACACCGATGCCGACCCGCACGAACGTCGGCAAGGGTGAAGGGGTCACCATCGCTTCGATGAGACCGGCGACCAGCAACACGGCCACCAAACCCACCGCGACCGAGGCCACCCCGCGGCCTTGTTCGGCGAGCACCTGACCGCGCGGCCGGTCCCCGGGCGCGATCACCGACCAACCCAGCCGCATCCCGCTTGCGCCCGCCAGGAACACCGCCGTGAGCTCCAGCAATCCGTGCGGGAGCAGCAATCCCAGCAGCAGGCCACCCTTGCCCGCCTGAAACATCAGCCCACCGATGACACCCAGGTTGGCGGCGTTCTGGAACAGCACCACCGGAATCGGCAGTCCGAGAACGACGGACATGGCGATGCACTTGGCTGCCACCCACGAATTGTTCACCCAGACTTGCAGCGCGAACGCCGCCGCGGGGTGCTCGCTGTAATAGGACTTCACGTCGTGATTGACCAATTCGTCTATGTCGGTGGGGGTTCCGACCAGGGACTGCACTTCGGGGCTACCGGCCACCCAGAAGCCCATCACCACCACGACGGCGAAGAACACCACGGCGGTGGCCAGCCACCACCGCCACGTCCGGTAAGCGACCACCGGGAAGGAGACCGTCCAGAACCGGACGAACGTGCTGGACAGCGGCGCATGGGCGCCGGTGACCGCAGAGCGCGCCCGCGCCACCAAGCTGGAAAGCCGCCCCACCACCAGCGAGTCCGACGACACCGACCGCAACATCGACAGATGCGTGGACACCCGCTGATAGAGCTCGACGAGCTCGTCGACCTCCGCGCCACTCAACGAGCGACGGCGTTTGATCAGCTGGTCAAGCCGATCCCACGTGGCGCGGTGAGTCAGCAAGAACGCGTCGACGTCCACCCTGCGCAGCCTACCGATCCAGTCCAGCGGACCAGCTCGGCAAAGCCTGTACCGTTCCGGAGTATGTCGGAGGTGGTGACCGGGGACGCGGTGGTCCTGGACGTCCAGATCGCCCAGTTGCCGGTGCGGGCAGTGAGCGCGCTCATCGACATCTTCGTCATGTTCATCGGTTATCTGCTCGGGCTGATGTTGTGGGCGGCCACGCTGAGCCAGTTCGACGAAGCGTTGACGGTCGCGTTCCTGATCATCTTCACGGTGCTGGTGGTCATCGGCTATCCGCTGGGCTGGGAAACCGCCACGCGCGGACGTTCGGTGGGCAAGATCGTGATGGGTCTGCGCGTGGTGTCCGACGACGGCGGCCCGGAACGGTTCCGGCAGGCCCTGTTTCGCGCGCTCGCGTCGTCGGTGGAGATCTGGATGCTGTTCGGAAGC from Mycobacterium kubicae includes these protein-coding regions:
- a CDS encoding stage II sporulation protein M, with the protein product MDVDAFLLTHRATWDRLDQLIKRRRSLSGAEVDELVELYQRVSTHLSMLRSVSSDSLVVGRLSSLVARARSAVTGAHAPLSSTFVRFWTVSFPVVAYRTWRWWLATAVVFFAVVVVMGFWVAGSPEVQSLVGTPTDIDELVNHDVKSYYSEHPAAAFALQVWVNNSWVAAKCIAMSVVLGLPIPVVLFQNAANLGVIGGLMFQAGKGGLLLGLLLPHGLLELTAVFLAGASGMRLGWSVIAPGDRPRGQVLAEQGRGVASVAVGLVAVLLVAGLIEAMVTPSPLPTFVRVGIGVLAEAAFLSYVVYFGRRAARAGETGDIEDAPDVVPTA